One window from the genome of Chrysemys picta bellii isolate R12L10 chromosome 15, ASM1138683v2, whole genome shotgun sequence encodes:
- the LOC101939023 gene encoding acyl-CoA dehydrogenase family member 11-like isoform X1, which produces MFCRVRLVSRLPTCSPGTNHKLWKLGCFLPQCPKLSCRGTKMSAGQSQKAETWDKCTLLELKVPFARTEIGTFFQEQPRIGNQYLEDAFLQRYLKTHLPFQVLEKVSLDLERFGARVAAEIDSLGRECELNPPALQHYDAWGRRVDHIVTCPAWKRMKEIAAEEGLIAEAYERKYSIWSRVQQVAKLYLYAPSAGLFTCPLAMTDGAAKVIESLGISGPLAKAFGHLTSRDPKKFWTSGQWMTERKGGSDVASGTEAVAREQPDGTYCLYGFKWFTSATDSDMTLTLARIMDTQGRVEQGSRGLSLFFLEVRDKEGKLNGIEVQRLKEKLGTRQVPTAELLLDGSKAHRISAEGRGVASIANMLTITRIHNVISAVAGMRRMINLAREYASKRVVFGKLIKDHPLHMQTMARLEVETRGAFLMLMEIARLLGLEETKMASEQDLHLLRLLTPVAKLYTGKQAIAVISEGLECFGGQGYMEDTGLPVALRDAQVLTIWEGTTNILSLDVLRSLTKSQGQVLDAFCSGVQGKLELASSISELESSVQLLQDALHRLGQFTQRVGSKGAVAMELAARDFAYTLARIYTGALLLEHAAQPDATSTDTYTAQRWCKQDLCPVDPEEKAGCYDDKAASMDTYLVYEGSPVLKGKL; this is translated from the exons ATGTTTTGCAGGGTCAGGCTTGTCAGTCGCTTACCTACGTGCAGCCCTGGCACCAATCACAAGCTGTGGAAGCTGGGCTGCTTCCTGCCTCAGTGCCCAAAGTTGAGCTGTAGAGGAACCAAGATGTCTGCCGGTCAGAGTCAGAAAGCTGAGACCTGGGACAAATGCACCTTACTAGAGCTGAAGGTGCCCTTTGCCAGGACTGAAATTGGGACCTTTTTCCAAGAGCAACCCAGGATTGGAAACCAGTACCTAGAAGATGCTTTTCTTCAGCGTTACTTGAAAACACACCTGCCATTCCAG GTGCTGGAGAAGGTGAGTCTGGATCTGGAGAGGTTTGGGGCCCGTGTGGCGGCCGAGATTGACTCTCTGGGGCGTGAGTGCGAGTTGAATCCTCCTGCACTGCAGCACTATGATGCTTGGGGGCGGCGTGTGGACCACATTGTCACTTGCCCAGCCTGGAAGAGGATGAAGGAGATTGCAGCGGAGGAGGGGCTGATCGCTGAGGCCTACGAGAGGAAATACTCCATCTGGAG CCGTGTGCAACAGGTTGCCAAGCTGTACCTATATGCACCTTCTGCTGGCCTCTTCACCTGCCCGCTGGCCATGACTGATGGAGCAGCTAAAGTCATTGAG TCTCTGGGTATTTCCGGGCCCCTAGCGAAAGCTTTTGGCCACCTGACATCACGCGACCCCAAGAAGTTCTGGACCTCTGGCCAGTGGATGACGGAACGCAAAGGAGGCTCTGATGTTG CTAGTGGCACAGAGGcagtggccagagagcagccagATGGCACATATTGCCTCTACGGCTTTAAATGGTTTACATCAGCCACTGATTCAGACATGACGCTGACCCTGGCAAGGATCATGGATACTCAGGGACGTGTAGAACAG GGCTCCAGAGGCCTGTCCCTGTTCTTCTTGGAGGTGCGAGATAAGGAGGGGAAGCTGAATGGCATTGAGGTGCAAAGGCTGAAGGAGAAGCTGGGGACAAGGCAGGTGCCGacagctgagctgctgctggaTGGATCCAAGGCACATCGG ATCTCTGCAGAGGGTCGGGGTGTGGCCTCCATTGCCAACATGTTGACCATAACTAGGATCCACAATGTCATCTCTGCAGTGGCTGGCATGAGGAG GATGATTAACCTGGCCAGAGAGTATGCCAGCAAGCGTGTCGTCTTTGGGAAGCTCATCAAGGACCATCCCTTGCACATGCAAACCATGGCCCGGCTGGAG GTGGAAACTCGAGGGGCCTTTCTCATGCTCATGGAGATAGCCAGGCTGCTGGGATTAGAGGAGACCAAGATGGCCAGTGAGCAGGACCTGCATCTTCTCAGGCTGCTGACGCCAGTTGCTAAGCTCTACACTGGGAAACAG GCGATTGCTGTTATTTCTGAGGGACTGGAGTGTTTTGGAGGGCAGGGCTACATGGAAGACACAGGCTTGCCAGTTGCACTGCGAGATGCCCAG GTGCTGACCATCTGGGAGGGAACAACAAATATCCTCTCACTTGACGTGCTGCGCTCTCTCACCAAAAGCCAAGGCCAGGTTCTAGATGCATTCTGCTCTGGAGTGCAG GGGAAGCTGGAGCTGGCTTCCAGCATTTCAGAACTGGAATCTTCTGTGCAGCTACTCCAGGATGCTCTCCACAGGCTTGGCCAGTTCACTCAAAGAGTTGGCTCAAAGGGGGCAGTTGCGATGGAGTTAGCAGCAAGAGACTTTGCCTACACTCTGGCAAGGATCTACACAG GGGCTCTCTTACTCGAACACGCAGCCCAGCCTGATGCCACCTCCACAGACACTTACACAGCTCAGAG GTGGTGCAAACAGGATCTCTGCCCCGTAGACCCAGAAGAAAAAGCTGGCTGTTATGATGACAAGGCAGCTTCCATGGATACCTACTTGGTTTATGAGGGAAGCCCAGTTTTGAAAGGAAAGCTATGA
- the LOC101939023 gene encoding acyl-CoA dehydrogenase family member 11-like isoform X3, which produces MFCRVRLVSRLPTCSPGTNHKLWKLGCFLPQCPKLSCRGTKMSAGQSQKAETWDKCTLLELKVPFARTEIGTFFQEQPRIGNQYLEDAFLQRYLKTHLPFQVLEKVSLDLERFGARVAAEIDSLGRECELNPPALQHYDAWGRRVDHIVTCPAWKRMKEIAAEEGLIAEAYERKYSIWSRVQQVAKLYLYAPSAGLFTCPLAMTDGAAKVIESLGISGPLAKAFGHLTSRDPKKFWTSGQWMTERKGGSDVASGTEAVAREQPDGTYCLYGFKWFTSATDSDMTLTLARIMDTQGRVEQGSRGLSLFFLEVRDKEGKLNGIEVQRLKEKLGTRQVPTAELLLDGSKAHRISAEGRGVASIANMLTITRIHNVISAVAGMRRMINLAREYASKRVVFGKLIKDHPLHMQTMARLEVETRGAFLMLMEIARLLGLEETKMASEQDLHLLRLLTPVAKLYTGKQAIAVISEGLECFGGQGYMEDTGLPVALRDAQVLTIWEGTTNILSLDVLRSLTKSQGQVLDAFCSGVQGLSYSNTQPSLMPPPQTLTQLRGGANRISAP; this is translated from the exons ATGTTTTGCAGGGTCAGGCTTGTCAGTCGCTTACCTACGTGCAGCCCTGGCACCAATCACAAGCTGTGGAAGCTGGGCTGCTTCCTGCCTCAGTGCCCAAAGTTGAGCTGTAGAGGAACCAAGATGTCTGCCGGTCAGAGTCAGAAAGCTGAGACCTGGGACAAATGCACCTTACTAGAGCTGAAGGTGCCCTTTGCCAGGACTGAAATTGGGACCTTTTTCCAAGAGCAACCCAGGATTGGAAACCAGTACCTAGAAGATGCTTTTCTTCAGCGTTACTTGAAAACACACCTGCCATTCCAG GTGCTGGAGAAGGTGAGTCTGGATCTGGAGAGGTTTGGGGCCCGTGTGGCGGCCGAGATTGACTCTCTGGGGCGTGAGTGCGAGTTGAATCCTCCTGCACTGCAGCACTATGATGCTTGGGGGCGGCGTGTGGACCACATTGTCACTTGCCCAGCCTGGAAGAGGATGAAGGAGATTGCAGCGGAGGAGGGGCTGATCGCTGAGGCCTACGAGAGGAAATACTCCATCTGGAG CCGTGTGCAACAGGTTGCCAAGCTGTACCTATATGCACCTTCTGCTGGCCTCTTCACCTGCCCGCTGGCCATGACTGATGGAGCAGCTAAAGTCATTGAG TCTCTGGGTATTTCCGGGCCCCTAGCGAAAGCTTTTGGCCACCTGACATCACGCGACCCCAAGAAGTTCTGGACCTCTGGCCAGTGGATGACGGAACGCAAAGGAGGCTCTGATGTTG CTAGTGGCACAGAGGcagtggccagagagcagccagATGGCACATATTGCCTCTACGGCTTTAAATGGTTTACATCAGCCACTGATTCAGACATGACGCTGACCCTGGCAAGGATCATGGATACTCAGGGACGTGTAGAACAG GGCTCCAGAGGCCTGTCCCTGTTCTTCTTGGAGGTGCGAGATAAGGAGGGGAAGCTGAATGGCATTGAGGTGCAAAGGCTGAAGGAGAAGCTGGGGACAAGGCAGGTGCCGacagctgagctgctgctggaTGGATCCAAGGCACATCGG ATCTCTGCAGAGGGTCGGGGTGTGGCCTCCATTGCCAACATGTTGACCATAACTAGGATCCACAATGTCATCTCTGCAGTGGCTGGCATGAGGAG GATGATTAACCTGGCCAGAGAGTATGCCAGCAAGCGTGTCGTCTTTGGGAAGCTCATCAAGGACCATCCCTTGCACATGCAAACCATGGCCCGGCTGGAG GTGGAAACTCGAGGGGCCTTTCTCATGCTCATGGAGATAGCCAGGCTGCTGGGATTAGAGGAGACCAAGATGGCCAGTGAGCAGGACCTGCATCTTCTCAGGCTGCTGACGCCAGTTGCTAAGCTCTACACTGGGAAACAG GCGATTGCTGTTATTTCTGAGGGACTGGAGTGTTTTGGAGGGCAGGGCTACATGGAAGACACAGGCTTGCCAGTTGCACTGCGAGATGCCCAG GTGCTGACCATCTGGGAGGGAACAACAAATATCCTCTCACTTGACGTGCTGCGCTCTCTCACCAAAAGCCAAGGCCAGGTTCTAGATGCATTCTGCTCTGGAGTGCAG GGGCTCTCTTACTCGAACACGCAGCCCAGCCTGATGCCACCTCCACAGACACTTACACAGCTCAGAG GTGGTGCAAACAGGATCTCTGCCCCGTAG
- the LOC101939023 gene encoding acyl-CoA dehydrogenase family member 11-like isoform X2 — MFCRVRLVSRLPTCSPGTNHKLWKLGCFLPQCPKLSCRGTKMSAGQSQKAETWDKCTLLELKVPFARTEIGTFFQEQPRIGNQYLEDAFLQRYLKTHLPFQVLEKVSLDLERFGARVAAEIDSLGRECELNPPALQHYDAWGRRVDHIVTCPAWKRMKEIAAEEGLIAEAYERKYSIWSRVQQVAKLYLYAPSAGLFTCPLAMTDGAAKVIESLGISGPLAKAFGHLTSRDPKKFWTSGQWMTERKGGSDVASGTEAVAREQPDGTYCLYGFKWFTSATDSDMTLTLARIMDTQGRVEQISAEGRGVASIANMLTITRIHNVISAVAGMRRMINLAREYASKRVVFGKLIKDHPLHMQTMARLEVETRGAFLMLMEIARLLGLEETKMASEQDLHLLRLLTPVAKLYTGKQAIAVISEGLECFGGQGYMEDTGLPVALRDAQVLTIWEGTTNILSLDVLRSLTKSQGQVLDAFCSGVQGKLELASSISELESSVQLLQDALHRLGQFTQRVGSKGAVAMELAARDFAYTLARIYTGALLLEHAAQPDATSTDTYTAQRWCKQDLCPVDPEEKAGCYDDKAASMDTYLVYEGSPVLKGKL, encoded by the exons ATGTTTTGCAGGGTCAGGCTTGTCAGTCGCTTACCTACGTGCAGCCCTGGCACCAATCACAAGCTGTGGAAGCTGGGCTGCTTCCTGCCTCAGTGCCCAAAGTTGAGCTGTAGAGGAACCAAGATGTCTGCCGGTCAGAGTCAGAAAGCTGAGACCTGGGACAAATGCACCTTACTAGAGCTGAAGGTGCCCTTTGCCAGGACTGAAATTGGGACCTTTTTCCAAGAGCAACCCAGGATTGGAAACCAGTACCTAGAAGATGCTTTTCTTCAGCGTTACTTGAAAACACACCTGCCATTCCAG GTGCTGGAGAAGGTGAGTCTGGATCTGGAGAGGTTTGGGGCCCGTGTGGCGGCCGAGATTGACTCTCTGGGGCGTGAGTGCGAGTTGAATCCTCCTGCACTGCAGCACTATGATGCTTGGGGGCGGCGTGTGGACCACATTGTCACTTGCCCAGCCTGGAAGAGGATGAAGGAGATTGCAGCGGAGGAGGGGCTGATCGCTGAGGCCTACGAGAGGAAATACTCCATCTGGAG CCGTGTGCAACAGGTTGCCAAGCTGTACCTATATGCACCTTCTGCTGGCCTCTTCACCTGCCCGCTGGCCATGACTGATGGAGCAGCTAAAGTCATTGAG TCTCTGGGTATTTCCGGGCCCCTAGCGAAAGCTTTTGGCCACCTGACATCACGCGACCCCAAGAAGTTCTGGACCTCTGGCCAGTGGATGACGGAACGCAAAGGAGGCTCTGATGTTG CTAGTGGCACAGAGGcagtggccagagagcagccagATGGCACATATTGCCTCTACGGCTTTAAATGGTTTACATCAGCCACTGATTCAGACATGACGCTGACCCTGGCAAGGATCATGGATACTCAGGGACGTGTAGAACAG ATCTCTGCAGAGGGTCGGGGTGTGGCCTCCATTGCCAACATGTTGACCATAACTAGGATCCACAATGTCATCTCTGCAGTGGCTGGCATGAGGAG GATGATTAACCTGGCCAGAGAGTATGCCAGCAAGCGTGTCGTCTTTGGGAAGCTCATCAAGGACCATCCCTTGCACATGCAAACCATGGCCCGGCTGGAG GTGGAAACTCGAGGGGCCTTTCTCATGCTCATGGAGATAGCCAGGCTGCTGGGATTAGAGGAGACCAAGATGGCCAGTGAGCAGGACCTGCATCTTCTCAGGCTGCTGACGCCAGTTGCTAAGCTCTACACTGGGAAACAG GCGATTGCTGTTATTTCTGAGGGACTGGAGTGTTTTGGAGGGCAGGGCTACATGGAAGACACAGGCTTGCCAGTTGCACTGCGAGATGCCCAG GTGCTGACCATCTGGGAGGGAACAACAAATATCCTCTCACTTGACGTGCTGCGCTCTCTCACCAAAAGCCAAGGCCAGGTTCTAGATGCATTCTGCTCTGGAGTGCAG GGGAAGCTGGAGCTGGCTTCCAGCATTTCAGAACTGGAATCTTCTGTGCAGCTACTCCAGGATGCTCTCCACAGGCTTGGCCAGTTCACTCAAAGAGTTGGCTCAAAGGGGGCAGTTGCGATGGAGTTAGCAGCAAGAGACTTTGCCTACACTCTGGCAAGGATCTACACAG GGGCTCTCTTACTCGAACACGCAGCCCAGCCTGATGCCACCTCCACAGACACTTACACAGCTCAGAG GTGGTGCAAACAGGATCTCTGCCCCGTAGACCCAGAAGAAAAAGCTGGCTGTTATGATGACAAGGCAGCTTCCATGGATACCTACTTGGTTTATGAGGGAAGCCCAGTTTTGAAAGGAAAGCTATGA